The following are encoded together in the Lactuca sativa cultivar Salinas chromosome 1, Lsat_Salinas_v11, whole genome shotgun sequence genome:
- the LOC111914933 gene encoding protein SLOW GREEN 1, chloroplastic, translating into MELALTNATYRHLPRPLSLQHHRRPSSKSIAFLKTTSFSSLTPIKASFRNPNYQTPKPEVTKIVNPTPLSFLKTTFITGVAVTALCFSRFTLKPAIAVPVSSPPPPATVETADTNSESLEEEKNLEEHLCSHPEDINALKSLMELKIKNGKIHEAIGILSQLINLEPEDSEWQLLKYHLHSYSGDHDSAKLGFEQILAKDPLRVEAYHGLVMAASAKESPNDLKDVEKRIIEGMEKCKKEKKKDDLRDFKLLLAQIRVIQGDYNDALKIYQDLSKEEARDFRPYLCQGIIYTLLGKNDDAEKSFEKYRRLVPKGHPYTRYFDDNMVATKVFAQKVENERAYSKS; encoded by the coding sequence ATGGAATTGGCTCTTACAAATGCCACTTACCGCCACCTCCCACGCCCTCTCTCCCTACAACATCACCGCCGCCCCTCGTCGAAATCCATCGCTTTCCTGAAAACAACATCGTTTTCATCGTTAACACCCATCAAAGCCTCCTTCCGTAACCCTAACTACCAAACCCCTAAACCCGAAGTGACAAAAATCGTAAACCCTACCCCATTATCCTTCCTCAAAACCACCTTCATCACTGGTGTCGCCGTCACCGCACTTTGCTTCTCGCGTTTTACCCTCAAACCCGCAATTGCCGTTCCTGTCTCTTCACCTCCACCCCCCGCCACCGTAGAAACCGCCGATACCAACTCCGAATCACTAGAAGAGGAAAAAAACCTAGAAGAACATCTCTGCTCTCACCCTGAAGACATCAACGCTTTGAAATCCCTAATGGAGTTGAAAATTAAGAACGGAAAGATTCATGAAGCTATTGGAATTCTCAGTCAGCTGATTAACCTGGAACCTGAAGACAGCGAATGGCAATTACTCAAGTATCATTTGCATTCATACAGCGGAGATCACGATTCtgcgaaattagggtttgaacaGATTCTAGCAAAAGACCCTTTACGCGTGGAGGCTTACCATGGTTTAGTAATGGCTGCTTCCGCTAAAGAATCACCTAATGATCTGAAAGATGTGGAGAAAAGAATCATCGAGGGAATGGAGAAgtgtaagaaagaaaagaagaaagatgACTTGAGGGATTTCAAGCTTCTGTTAGCTCAAATTCGTGTAATCCAAGGCGATTATAACGATGCTTTAAAGATTTATCAGGATTTATCCAAAGAAGAGGCTCGGGATTTTAGGCCATATTTATGTCAAGGCATTATATACACATTGTTAGGAAAGAACGATGATGCTGAGAAGAGTTTTGAAAAATACAGAAGGCTTGTTCCTAAGGGACATCCTTATACCAGATATTTTGATGATAATATGGTCGCAACAAAGGTTTTTGCACAGAAGGTGGAGAATGAAAGAGCTTATTCCAAGAGTTGA